Proteins encoded by one window of Tubulanus polymorphus chromosome 7, tnTubPoly1.2, whole genome shotgun sequence:
- the LOC141908451 gene encoding delta(3,5)-Delta(2,4)-dienoyl-CoA isomerase, mitochondrial-like — protein MALLIRSLCRSMKQPHKQGLSVFRGVVEGRRFAGLTSTSDDGYNFETLAISKPREFVIQVDINRPEKRNAMNLKFWSEMVECFDKLAVDEDCRTVVLSGNGAMFTAGMDLQDFAQLLMKRREETSDPGRQAFALNRLIPKLQDSFTAIERCPKPVIAAVHSACIGGGVDMVSACDIRICTTDAWFQIKEVDLGIAADVGTLQRFPKVIGNDSLVRELVYTARKFLSDEAKECGFVSRVFKNKETMVENAIELAATIAEKSPMAVQGSKKCLVYSRDHSVGEGLEYMNLWNQSMLQSEDMLTAVQSMMEKKKPVFKKL, from the coding sequence ATGGCATTATTAATAAGATCGTTGTGTAGATCTATGAAGCAACCGCATAAGCAGGGATTATCAGTATTTCGAGGTGTTGTTGAAGGGAGAAGATTTGCCGGCCTAACATCTACAAGCGACGATGGATACAATTTCGAGACATTAGCCATTTCGAAACCACGCGAATTTGTAATTCAAGTCGATATAAACCGACCGGAGAAAAGGAACgcgatgaatttgaaattctgGAGCGAAATGGTCGAATGTTTCGACAAACTGGCCGTCGATGAAGATTGTCGCACGGTCGTGCTCAGCGGAAACGGGGCTATGTTCACGGCCGGCATGGATCTTCAAGACTTCGCCCAGTTATTGATGAAGCGTCGCGAAGAGACTAGCGACCCGGGGCGACAAGCTTTCGCGCTGAATCGTTTGATACCGAAGTTACAAGATTCATTCACGGCTATTGAACGATGCCCGAAGCCTGTGATCGCGGCCGTTCACAGCGCCTGTATCGGAGGCGGGGTCGATATGGTATCGGCTTGCGACATACGTATCTGCACAACAGACGCCTGGTTCCAAATTAAAGAAGTCGACCTGGGCATAGCCGCTGATGTGGGCACGCTGCAACGATTCCCGAAAGTGATCGGCAACGATAGTTTAGTTCGCGAGCTCGTGTACACGGCTCGGAAGTTTTTGTCCGACGAAGCGAAGGAATGCGGCTTCGTGAGTCGCGTGTTTAAAAACAAGGAAACCATGGTCGAAAACGCGATAGAATTAGCGGCTACGATCGCCGAGAAAAGTCCGATGGCCGTGCAAGGCTCGAAGAAGTGTTTAGTTTATTCCAGAGATCATTCCGTCGGAGAAGGACTTGAGTACATGAATTTGTGGAATCAGTCAATGCTTCAGAGCGAGGATATGTTGACCGCCGTGCAGTCGATGATGGAGAAAAAGAAACCAGTTTTtaaaaaactgtaa
- the LOC141908580 gene encoding uncharacterized protein LOC141908580 → MERLRVCVLLLCVVGCSFSQELCSDVLGKLTQVTTVKDRPSLELIVETGLDVEIIWLKDEVPIITDDIFTIAANRTGITTRSKLSVAISHLEVLKKPRTTFEAKVALKGCQTYTFVAPFWPIEDSKFEILMGTIESTPSVLYLEDNSRKLELKVNMTVPADKPKAGTRSRKPVSANRWRYVSTTNGTVAFKTLGSYEEGANYSWLSNKLFSYGRLNVIETPDNRVTGLYCATVYFYGLIFRELTPHLRTCVAVQSRADKGVIKRLTVRMIDLPDASTNPTYEDTIDIYETIPLIEGKANGIKVAVYGYPAPPITVYKVHNHEVVKPVAVENNGVYTMNWYYLPPNKDPKETWTMEAGNQGRLIPFTKIKPITILGPRGKARHIKGDKTIDWMCAATGNPRPEITFYKKKGFYTAFALYNDNTAERITSVETLTSGEMVASLADLPITYTRRNSFTYICKISTLYESRGRYLYVGVTE, encoded by the exons ATGGAGCGATTACGTGTATGTGTTTTACTGCTATGTGTTGTCGGCTGCAGTTTTTCCCAG GAATTGTGTTCGGACGTTTTGGGGAAACTGACGCAAGTCACCACTGTTAAAGACAGACCATCACTAGAATTGATAGTAGAGACTGGTCTTGATGTGGAAATCATTTGGCTTAAAGATGAAGTTCCAATAATCA CTGATGACATATTCACGATTGCGGCAAATCGGACTGGTATAACTACCCGGTCAAAGCTGTCGGTAGCTATATCACATTTAGAAGTTTTGAAAAAGCCAAGAACAACATTCGAAGCAAAGGTTGCGCTTAAAGGCTGTCAGACCTATACATTTGTGGCCCCGTTTTGGCCGATTGAAgattcgaaatttgaaatactgATGGGCACTATAGAATCTACTCCATCAGTTTTGTATCTCGAGGACAATTCCAGAAAGCTAGAACTGAAGGTAAATATGACGGTTCCTGCCGATAAACCTAAAGCCGGAACCCGCTCTCGCAAACCAGTGTCCGCGAATAGATGGCGTTATGTGTCTACAACGAATGGTACAGTGGCGTTCAAAACATTGGGCAGTTATGAAGAAGGGGCCAACTACTCATGGCTGTCGAATAAGTTATTTTCATACGGAAGACTCAACGTTATAGAAACGCCCGACAACCGAGTTACGGGTCTGTACTGCGCCACGGTGTATTTTTACGGCTTGATTTTTCGGGAATTGACGCCGCATTTACGAACATGCGTCGCCGTTCAATCCAGGGCAGACAAGGGCGTCATAAAACGGCTGACTGTGCGAATGATCGATTTACCGGACGCGTCAACCAATCCTACTTATGAAGATACGATCGATATCTACGAAACGATACCTCTGATAGAGGGCAAAG CAAATGGCATTAAAGTGGCTGTGTATGGCTACCCAGCGCCGCCTATAACCGTTTACAAGGTTCACAACCACGAAGTTGTCAAACCAGTAGCGGTTGAGAATAATGGTGTATACACGATGAACTGGTATTATTTACCGCCTAATAAAGATCCCAAAGAGACCTGGACCATGGAGGCCGGCAACCAAGGCAGACTAATACCGTTTACTAAAATAAAACCTATCACGATCCTTGGACCTCGCGGCAAAGCAAGACACATTaagggcgataaaacc ATCGACTGGATGTGTGCGGCAACTGGCAACCCTCGGCCGGAAATAACATTTTACAAGAAGAAAGGGTTTTACACGGCATTTGCTCTCTATAACGATAACACGGCCGAACGAATAACGAGCGTGGAAACGTTGACCTCTGGTGAAATGGTCGCCAGTTTGGCTGATTTACCCATCACCTACACAAGACGCAATTCATTCACTTACATCTGTAAGATATCTACTTTATACGAAAGTAGAGGCAGATATCTGTACGTTGGGGTGACAGAATAA